A genomic window from Candidatus Thorarchaeota archaeon includes:
- a CDS encoding NAD(P)-dependent oxidoreductase produces the protein MKVLLTGAFGNVGESTLEALCNHGHDVRCFDLPNKKNRKINEKLGNEFDFDIFWGDIRNYSDVSEALEGVEAIIHLAAIIPPQTDRNLQLAREVNVGGTENLVNAALESGKHPRFVYASSIATYGHCTGDGPPKKANDPQIATDAYTAHKIECESIVKESALPWTIMRFGVVTPLRMSMNIDPIMFEIPLEQRIEFVHTKDIGLALARGVTADVEGKILLLGGGQECRMDYREFVTAILDALGVGMLPDEAFLTPESEDDYFHTDWMNSQEAQELLDYQTRSFEQFLDDFKNEMGKRRILVRLFRPLVRRYLLHKSPYY, from the coding sequence ATGAAAGTACTTTTGACAGGAGCCTTTGGTAACGTGGGCGAAAGCACCTTGGAAGCTCTCTGCAATCATGGCCATGATGTCCGTTGCTTTGACCTTCCAAACAAGAAGAACCGCAAGATAAACGAGAAATTGGGTAATGAATTCGATTTCGATATCTTTTGGGGTGACATTCGAAACTATTCGGATGTATCAGAGGCTTTGGAAGGTGTGGAGGCTATTATCCATCTGGCGGCAATTATTCCCCCTCAAACGGACAGAAATCTGCAGCTTGCAAGGGAAGTCAATGTTGGTGGCACAGAAAACCTAGTCAATGCTGCTTTGGAATCCGGGAAGCATCCACGGTTCGTTTATGCAAGCTCGATAGCAACGTATGGCCATTGCACAGGGGACGGCCCGCCAAAGAAAGCTAACGACCCACAGATTGCAACCGATGCATATACTGCGCACAAGATTGAGTGTGAAAGCATTGTGAAGGAATCCGCCCTTCCATGGACAATCATGAGATTCGGTGTAGTTACGCCCCTTCGTATGAGTATGAACATCGATCCTATCATGTTTGAGATACCCTTGGAACAACGGATTGAATTCGTGCACACCAAGGATATCGGCTTGGCGCTGGCACGAGGTGTAACCGCTGATGTTGAAGGAAAGATATTGCTTCTTGGCGGTGGACAAGAATGCCGCATGGACTATCGAGAGTTCGTAACCGCAATACTCGATGCACTAGGGGTTGGGATGTTGCCGGATGAAGCCTTTCTAACTCCCGAAAGTGAAGACGATTATTTCCATACTGATTGGATGAACAGCCAAGAGGCTCAAGAGCTTTTGGACTATCAAACTAGGTCATTCGAGCAATTCTTGGATGATTTCAAGAATGAGATGGGCAAGAGGAGAATCCTTGTCCGGCTCTTTCGTCCGTTAGTGCGACGCTATTTGCTTCACAAATCTCCTTACTACTAA
- a CDS encoding cysteine desulfurase yields MKHAYLDYQSAKPVDPRVVDVMLPYFTEKFGNPSALHEVGDEATEALESSRRQILEFINGKDGDLVFTSGATESINLGIIGYVRRNRRKGRHIVISEIEHISIRNIAKYLESKGFSVSRVPVDQYGMIQLEKLERRLTDETILVSVGYANNEIGTIQPIKEIGEMTKERDIGLHTDAVAAEGLLDLDVERDNIDLMTLSSNDIYGPRGAGVLYYGPRSRPNPVMLGGGQEGGLRSGTENMPAIVGMSEATRIMEKEMDSEVKKLESYRDKLIDGVLDNIPDSHLNGHPTKRLANNAHFRFDGVEGEAILLSFKDKGISVSTGSACTSRTLQPSHTLIATGLLHEEAHGSLQFTVGRFTEDDDVERALEATPEIIRRLREMSPIYENKDGT; encoded by the coding sequence ATGAAACATGCTTATCTTGATTATCAATCGGCAAAACCGGTTGACCCCAGAGTAGTTGATGTGATGTTACCGTATTTCACTGAGAAATTCGGTAATCCTTCAGCCCTCCACGAAGTTGGTGATGAGGCAACAGAAGCCCTAGAAAGCAGTAGAAGACAGATTCTAGAGTTCATCAACGGAAAAGATGGGGATCTTGTTTTCACTTCAGGAGCAACAGAATCCATCAATCTAGGAATCATTGGGTATGTTCGCCGAAACCGCAGAAAAGGTAGACACATTGTAATATCGGAAATCGAACACATTTCGATCAGAAATATCGCCAAGTACCTGGAAAGCAAAGGATTCAGTGTCTCCAGAGTGCCTGTTGATCAATATGGCATGATTCAACTGGAGAAACTTGAGCGCAGATTGACAGATGAAACCATTCTCGTTTCAGTCGGTTACGCCAACAACGAGATAGGAACCATCCAACCGATAAAAGAAATCGGTGAAATGACAAAGGAGCGAGATATCGGCTTGCATACAGATGCGGTTGCTGCAGAAGGTCTTCTTGACCTCGATGTTGAGCGAGACAACATAGATCTCATGACATTATCATCAAACGATATCTATGGACCAAGAGGCGCAGGCGTGCTCTACTACGGACCACGATCAAGGCCTAATCCCGTGATGTTAGGAGGAGGACAAGAGGGTGGACTTCGCTCGGGTACTGAGAATATGCCAGCAATCGTTGGAATGAGTGAAGCTACAAGAATCATGGAAAAGGAAATGGATTCCGAGGTAAAGAAACTAGAAAGCTATCGTGATAAGCTCATTGACGGAGTGCTTGACAACATTCCCGATTCACATCTAAATGGCCACCCCACCAAACGTTTGGCAAACAACGCACATTTCAGATTCGATGGGGTAGAAGGGGAAGCAATACTCCTTTCATTCAAGGATAAAGGAATCTCGGTGTCAACTGGATCAGCATGTACTTCCAGAACACTTCAGCCCTCCCATACACTGATTGCCACAGGGCTTCTGCATGAAGAAGCACATGGTTCATTACAGTTCACAGTAGGAAGATTCACGGAAGACGATGATGTTGAACGGGCTCTTGAAGCTACACCCGAGATAATTAGAAGACTAAGAGAAATGTCGCCAATATACGAGAATAAGGACGGTACATAA
- a CDS encoding iron-sulfur cluster assembly scaffold protein, producing MKSTQYSDKVMEHFQNPRNVGTLEGENVAVGRVGNPTCGDLMEMFVRIEDDRIENIKFRTFGCGSAIATSSMITEMVKGKTIEEAKRITRQDVADELDGLPAIKMHCSNLASRALHEAIREYEKGEGEEVESTTQIPCQKVPIEGLEEFIGKGLYREVENLEELKDKRILIVHRDDSSIEMAIKLTGYSDRVVLMTCADTFQTTEDLEKALEESSVKLLRESQLLGVTGEFEVEKAKIRDLDDDDEYELFTDAVVIGK from the coding sequence ATGAAATCAACGCAGTATTCGGACAAGGTAATGGAGCACTTTCAGAACCCTAGAAATGTCGGAACGCTAGAAGGAGAAAACGTCGCAGTAGGAAGAGTAGGCAATCCTACCTGCGGAGATTTAATGGAGATGTTCGTGCGGATCGAGGATGACCGCATTGAAAATATCAAATTCCGTACGTTCGGTTGTGGGTCTGCTATAGCGACCAGTAGCATGATCACAGAGATGGTGAAAGGGAAGACTATCGAAGAAGCTAAGAGAATCACCAGACAGGATGTTGCAGACGAACTTGATGGCCTACCAGCTATCAAAATGCATTGCTCTAATTTGGCATCCAGAGCGTTGCATGAGGCCATACGCGAGTATGAGAAGGGAGAAGGCGAAGAAGTCGAATCGACCACGCAAATACCCTGTCAGAAGGTGCCAATCGAGGGGTTGGAAGAGTTCATTGGAAAAGGACTCTATCGAGAGGTAGAGAATCTGGAGGAATTGAAAGACAAGAGAATTCTGATTGTTCATAGAGATGACTCCTCTATTGAGATGGCAATCAAGCTTACAGGGTACTCTGATCGTGTTGTGCTCATGACGTGTGCAGATACCTTTCAGACAACTGAAGACTTGGAGAAAGCTCTTGAAGAATCATCGGTCAAGCTTCTAAGAGAATCCCAGCTGCTTGGTGTCACAGGCGAGTTCGAAGTCGAAAAAGCGAAGATTCGAGATTTAGACGATGATGATGAATACGAGCTCTTCACTGATGCTGTTGTTATTGGAAAATAG
- a CDS encoding aminopeptidase P family protein — translation MTKTLELEKSNQACEILDELDLDAWLVWVRETSQMADPVLPIILSREVVWQSALIYSRDGTKTAIVGNFDADGVEQAGIFDEVIPYTEGIREQLVTTLTKIDPHEIAINFSKNDVAADGLTVGMHLLLKEYLEDTPFQDRLKSAEQVIGRLRGRKTDTELKRIREAVHITETIYKEAERFVRTGLSEMEIYEFFKQRMSHYGVGNAWDPEHNPAVDAGPNKEFGHSGPTNNKTKAGHLLHFDFGVKKNGYCSDIQRMFYFGIPSDIPDQIQDAFDTVYGAIQKASDHLRPGMKGYEVDAIARDYVKERGYDEYQHALGHQVGRIAHDGGTLLGPLWDRYGDSPKGEVEVGNVFTLELYVWTEDYGQLSLEEDVVVTEDGCEFLSSPQEELICIE, via the coding sequence TTGACTAAAACCCTGGAACTTGAAAAGAGCAATCAAGCGTGTGAAATTCTTGATGAATTAGATTTGGATGCATGGCTGGTATGGGTTCGCGAGACCTCTCAAATGGCAGATCCGGTGCTTCCAATCATCTTAAGCCGAGAGGTAGTCTGGCAATCCGCACTCATCTATTCAAGAGATGGAACGAAAACTGCGATTGTAGGAAATTTCGACGCTGATGGAGTAGAGCAAGCAGGGATTTTCGATGAGGTTATTCCTTACACGGAGGGAATTCGAGAGCAACTGGTTACTACCCTTACCAAGATTGACCCCCATGAGATTGCGATCAACTTCAGCAAGAATGATGTGGCTGCAGACGGATTAACCGTCGGAATGCATCTTTTGCTGAAAGAATACCTTGAAGATACACCCTTCCAAGACAGATTGAAGAGTGCAGAGCAGGTTATAGGGAGATTACGGGGGCGAAAAACCGACACCGAGCTTAAGCGAATTCGAGAGGCAGTGCATATCACAGAAACCATCTATAAAGAGGCTGAGCGCTTTGTCAGGACTGGCCTTTCTGAAATGGAAATCTACGAATTCTTCAAACAGAGGATGTCTCACTATGGTGTTGGAAATGCTTGGGACCCCGAGCATAACCCCGCAGTTGATGCCGGCCCGAACAAGGAATTTGGGCATTCCGGCCCAACAAATAACAAGACGAAAGCTGGCCATTTACTTCATTTCGATTTTGGTGTCAAGAAAAACGGTTACTGTTCTGATATTCAACGAATGTTCTATTTCGGTATACCATCTGATATTCCAGATCAGATTCAGGACGCATTCGATACTGTCTATGGAGCTATACAGAAAGCTTCAGACCATTTAAGGCCGGGAATGAAGGGATACGAGGTCGATGCTATTGCTCGGGACTATGTCAAGGAAAGAGGCTACGACGAGTATCAACATGCGTTAGGTCACCAAGTTGGTCGCATTGCTCATGACGGTGGTACCCTTCTAGGACCATTATGGGATCGCTATGGTGATAGCCCAAAGGGCGAAGTTGAAGTGGGCAATGTATTCACGCTTGAGCTCTATGTTTGGACTGAAGATTATGGTCAACTAAGTCTTGAAGAAGATGTGGTGGTAACTGAAGATGGATGTGAATTCCTCTCATCACCTCAAGAGGAGCTTATTTGTATTGAGTAA
- a CDS encoding sulfurtransferase TusA family protein codes for MSDELKPSETIDCVGLYCPQPLFQTRKAIDSLESGEILEVLADDPGAESDLKSFARRTGHRIVLTERLSEGILRFLIEKG; via the coding sequence ATGAGTGACGAGCTTAAGCCATCCGAGACCATTGATTGTGTGGGGCTCTATTGCCCTCAACCACTGTTTCAAACACGAAAAGCCATTGATAGTCTTGAATCCGGTGAAATACTCGAAGTTCTGGCTGATGATCCTGGTGCCGAAAGCGACCTGAAGAGTTTCGCCAGACGAACTGGGCACAGAATCGTTCTAACGGAAAGATTAAGCGAGGGAATATTGCGTTTTCTCATTGAAAAAGGATAG
- a CDS encoding sulfurtransferase, protein MIDKEPYGHGALKWVSTSWLEDHRDEVKIVDVQPDVHDYFKAHIPGAVYLAGKTFRAPLNGLPAQYVTPQHIEGLLGRIGLTKDASVVVYTGVGKHKGWGDGLDQPMMAYTLLRHGAKEVYLLDGGIDKWIEEGREISQEFPDVTPEVFDAEVDEDMFMTLEEVEEKKDMDDVILLDARPPKFYTGEESPWIRDGHIPGAVNLPWAILMTDDNKTELKAIEEIESLAEEVGATKDKLIICSCGTGREATAEYTIFKHLLGYPKVKLFEGSFTEWSTDPDREVVTGKDPY, encoded by the coding sequence ATGATTGATAAGGAACCATACGGACATGGAGCACTCAAATGGGTATCTACTTCGTGGCTTGAAGACCACAGGGATGAAGTGAAGATTGTTGATGTACAGCCAGATGTGCATGATTATTTCAAAGCGCACATTCCTGGAGCTGTATATCTAGCGGGTAAAACTTTCAGGGCTCCCCTGAACGGATTGCCTGCACAATACGTAACCCCACAACATATTGAAGGATTACTCGGACGAATCGGACTTACGAAAGACGCATCAGTTGTCGTTTATACTGGCGTAGGCAAACACAAAGGATGGGGCGATGGACTGGATCAACCAATGATGGCCTATACACTCCTAAGGCATGGAGCCAAGGAGGTTTATCTCCTCGATGGTGGCATCGACAAGTGGATCGAGGAAGGCCGAGAAATCAGCCAAGAGTTTCCAGATGTTACTCCTGAAGTGTTTGATGCAGAAGTAGACGAAGATATGTTCATGACGCTTGAAGAGGTCGAAGAGAAAAAAGACATGGATGATGTTATTCTCCTCGATGCCCGACCGCCCAAATTCTACACGGGCGAGGAATCTCCTTGGATTAGAGATGGTCATATCCCAGGAGCAGTCAACCTCCCATGGGCAATTCTGATGACAGACGATAACAAAACGGAACTCAAAGCGATAGAAGAAATCGAGAGTCTTGCAGAAGAGGTTGGTGCAACCAAAGACAAGCTCATCATCTGTAGTTGTGGAACAGGCAGGGAAGCAACAGCAGAATACACAATCTTCAAACACCTGCTAGGATACCCCAAGGTAAAACTGTTCGAGGGTAGCTTCACAGAGTGGAGCACTGACCCTGACAGAGAAGTCGTAACCGGTAAGGATCCATACTAA